A genomic window from Quercus lobata isolate SW786 chromosome 10, ValleyOak3.0 Primary Assembly, whole genome shotgun sequence includes:
- the LOC115963145 gene encoding uncharacterized protein LOC115963145 isoform X1, with protein MVLVCFVIDLRSLPPQLLRDVKQSLLEVANFYAISSESESLRDKIGLCYVFRNRISSSDELKIAYSPSPRGNFDLRDFHHAVNHLPTDSFLPEIDDPGDLKLSNILSDQVLYSWGIDKDIVRKVIVLSSCFPQYVDSHLQKSLMDAADKCVSVEFLLFEQKSGHLTDTLQNVSNFLRSISDLDNCSLQTYLPNVRVLHGLVKQWIEDLKDDMEKPLQARFLFKTNLVGSMNQISCNLYVSVNKIVDGFSPCQTCRCHGMLLEDGIRNRIHGYSCPVTGHGLETCNVIENSVKVGEKTLLFLPSFQSSMKFQRIASIDFHVIERISLGSLSEGSIMGDSYFVIPSACHEVEAASDDIDQSELNAQVFQGLCSALHSLDQGLVCSSNCNMETMREVAFHCYYILQPSDNGPMLLRRLAGSEEVSHVPDLNRCILSSITKEIQDSIQASLSKIELKDYDPMLHERGFHQKLNMLVKESLQFGSIPPKFEEAPSEPKLTQLDSSEEMVQSTSRLDVELTEEESSKIDMIEEDKTGTYIAEEWELLVVNEVPKIFSPVCISKPKLDQSVLSPSSSNRQLDVKTSRILERLEVPRQLKTKAVSPISSGSGMIDTCVPMKKPLIPSQCIDTTDQGSTTSQLIKPNFQRLKRKHK; from the exons atggTACTGGTGTGTTTTGTGATTGATCTGCGGAGCTTACCTCCTCAGTTGCTCAGAGACGTAAAGCag TCCTTACTAGAGGTAGCTAATTTCTACGCCATTTCGTCGGAATCTGAGAGTCTGAGAGATAAGATTGGGTTGTGCTACGTGTTCAGGAATCGCATTTCTTCTTCTGATGAG CTGAAGATCGCTTACAGTCCCAGTCCTAGAGGGAACTTCGATCTACGCGACTTCCACCATGCTGTCAATCACTTGCCTACCGATTCTTTTCTTCCTGAAATCGACGATCCCGGGG ATCTAAAACTTTCAAACATCCTGAGTGATCAAGTTTTATATTCCTGGGGAATTGATAAAGATATCGTGAGGAAAGTCATAGTCCTCAGCTCCTGCTTTCCACAATATGTAGACTCCCACTTACAAAAATCTCTCATG GATGCGGCCGACAAGTGTGTTTCTGTTGAATTTCTGTTATTTGAGCAAAAATCAGGCCATCTCACTGATACACTCCAAAATGTCAGCAATTTCCTCAGATCCATCTCAGATCTCGATAATTGCTCCCTTCAAACCTATCTTCCTA ATGTCAGAGTGTTGCATGGCCTGGTTAAACAATGGATAGAGGATTTAAAGGATGACATGGAAAAACCATTACAAGCTCGTTTTCTCTTTAAGACCAACCTTGTAGGATCGATGAATCAGATCTCCTGCAACTTGTACGTATCTGTCAATAAAATAGTTGATGGGTTCAGTCCCTGTCag ACATGCAGGTGTCATGGAATGCTGTTAGAAGATGGCATAAGAAACAGGATACATGGATATTCTTGTCCAGTCACTGGCCATGGTCTGGAAACATGCAATGTGATAGAAAACTCAGTGAAGGTTGGAGAAAAAACGCTCCTGTTTCTGCCGTCATTCCAGAGCTCTATGAAGTTTCAGCGAATTGCTTCAATTGACTTCCATGTTATTGAGCGGATTAGCTTGGGGTCTCTAAGTGAAG GCAGTATAATGGGTGATTCCTATTTCGTAATTCCATCAGCTTGTCATGAAGTAGAAGCTGCTTCAGATGACATTGATCAGTCAGAGTTGAATGCTCAAG TTTTTCAAGGGCTTTGTAGTGCTCTACATTCGCTGGACCAGGGTTTGGTATGCTCTTCAAATTGTAATATGGAAACCATGAGAGAGGTTGCTTTCCACTGTTATTATATTCTTCAACCTTCAGACAATGGTCCAATGCTTCTCAGG CGTCTTGCAGGATCAGAGGAAGTCTCTCATGTTCCTGACCTCAATCGATGTATTCTTTCTTCAATAACTAAGGAAATTCAGGACTCCATTCAAGCCTCCTTGTCAAAG ATTGAACTAAAAGACTATGATCCGATGCTGCATGAGAGAGGCTTCCATCAAAAACTAAACATGCTCGTTAAAGAAAGCTTACAATTCGG GTCAATACCTCCTAAATTTGAAGAGGCACCCTCTGAACCAAAGTTAACCCAACTTGATTCTTCAGAAGAGATGGTACAATCCACTTCAAGACTAGATGTTGAACTCACAGAAGAGGAATCGTCAAAGATCGATATGATTGAAGAAGACAAAACGGGCACGTATATTGCAGAAGAATGGGAGCTGCTGGTTGTCAATGAAGTTCCaaagatattttctccagtttgTATATCCAAACCCAAGTTGGATCAATCAGTTCTATCACCTTCAAGTAGTAATAGGCAGTTGGATGTAAAAACTTCAAGGATTTTAGAGAGACTGGAGGTGCCAAGACAGTTGAAAACAAAAGCAGTTTCTCCCATTAGCTCAGGCAGTGGGATGATAGATACCTGTGTTCCAATGAAGAAGCCTCTTATCCCATCGCAGTGCATTGATACTACAGACCAAGGCTCGACTACAAGCCAGTTAATCAAACCAAATTTCCAGAGATTAAAAAGGAAACATAAATGA
- the LOC115963145 gene encoding uncharacterized protein LOC115963145 isoform X2 — protein MVLVCFVIDLRSLPPQLLRDVKQSLLEVANFYAISSESESLRDKIGLCYVFRNRISSSDELKIAYSPSPRGNFDLRDFHHAVNHLPTDSFLPEIDDPGDVRVLHGLVKQWIEDLKDDMEKPLQARFLFKTNLVGSMNQISCNLYVSVNKIVDGFSPCQTCRCHGMLLEDGIRNRIHGYSCPVTGHGLETCNVIENSVKVGEKTLLFLPSFQSSMKFQRIASIDFHVIERISLGSLSEGSIMGDSYFVIPSACHEVEAASDDIDQSELNAQVFQGLCSALHSLDQGLVCSSNCNMETMREVAFHCYYILQPSDNGPMLLRRLAGSEEVSHVPDLNRCILSSITKEIQDSIQASLSKIELKDYDPMLHERGFHQKLNMLVKESLQFGSIPPKFEEAPSEPKLTQLDSSEEMVQSTSRLDVELTEEESSKIDMIEEDKTGTYIAEEWELLVVNEVPKIFSPVCISKPKLDQSVLSPSSSNRQLDVKTSRILERLEVPRQLKTKAVSPISSGSGMIDTCVPMKKPLIPSQCIDTTDQGSTTSQLIKPNFQRLKRKHK, from the exons atggTACTGGTGTGTTTTGTGATTGATCTGCGGAGCTTACCTCCTCAGTTGCTCAGAGACGTAAAGCag TCCTTACTAGAGGTAGCTAATTTCTACGCCATTTCGTCGGAATCTGAGAGTCTGAGAGATAAGATTGGGTTGTGCTACGTGTTCAGGAATCGCATTTCTTCTTCTGATGAG CTGAAGATCGCTTACAGTCCCAGTCCTAGAGGGAACTTCGATCTACGCGACTTCCACCATGCTGTCAATCACTTGCCTACCGATTCTTTTCTTCCTGAAATCGACGATCCCGGGG ATGTCAGAGTGTTGCATGGCCTGGTTAAACAATGGATAGAGGATTTAAAGGATGACATGGAAAAACCATTACAAGCTCGTTTTCTCTTTAAGACCAACCTTGTAGGATCGATGAATCAGATCTCCTGCAACTTGTACGTATCTGTCAATAAAATAGTTGATGGGTTCAGTCCCTGTCag ACATGCAGGTGTCATGGAATGCTGTTAGAAGATGGCATAAGAAACAGGATACATGGATATTCTTGTCCAGTCACTGGCCATGGTCTGGAAACATGCAATGTGATAGAAAACTCAGTGAAGGTTGGAGAAAAAACGCTCCTGTTTCTGCCGTCATTCCAGAGCTCTATGAAGTTTCAGCGAATTGCTTCAATTGACTTCCATGTTATTGAGCGGATTAGCTTGGGGTCTCTAAGTGAAG GCAGTATAATGGGTGATTCCTATTTCGTAATTCCATCAGCTTGTCATGAAGTAGAAGCTGCTTCAGATGACATTGATCAGTCAGAGTTGAATGCTCAAG TTTTTCAAGGGCTTTGTAGTGCTCTACATTCGCTGGACCAGGGTTTGGTATGCTCTTCAAATTGTAATATGGAAACCATGAGAGAGGTTGCTTTCCACTGTTATTATATTCTTCAACCTTCAGACAATGGTCCAATGCTTCTCAGG CGTCTTGCAGGATCAGAGGAAGTCTCTCATGTTCCTGACCTCAATCGATGTATTCTTTCTTCAATAACTAAGGAAATTCAGGACTCCATTCAAGCCTCCTTGTCAAAG ATTGAACTAAAAGACTATGATCCGATGCTGCATGAGAGAGGCTTCCATCAAAAACTAAACATGCTCGTTAAAGAAAGCTTACAATTCGG GTCAATACCTCCTAAATTTGAAGAGGCACCCTCTGAACCAAAGTTAACCCAACTTGATTCTTCAGAAGAGATGGTACAATCCACTTCAAGACTAGATGTTGAACTCACAGAAGAGGAATCGTCAAAGATCGATATGATTGAAGAAGACAAAACGGGCACGTATATTGCAGAAGAATGGGAGCTGCTGGTTGTCAATGAAGTTCCaaagatattttctccagtttgTATATCCAAACCCAAGTTGGATCAATCAGTTCTATCACCTTCAAGTAGTAATAGGCAGTTGGATGTAAAAACTTCAAGGATTTTAGAGAGACTGGAGGTGCCAAGACAGTTGAAAACAAAAGCAGTTTCTCCCATTAGCTCAGGCAGTGGGATGATAGATACCTGTGTTCCAATGAAGAAGCCTCTTATCCCATCGCAGTGCATTGATACTACAGACCAAGGCTCGACTACAAGCCAGTTAATCAAACCAAATTTCCAGAGATTAAAAAGGAAACATAAATGA
- the LOC115964200 gene encoding germin-like protein subfamily 3 member 4, with product MKNSCLLLCVVIFICMEYICLADFDNLQDTCPTATQAKQTVFINGFNCKNPANIASSDFKTSKLNHTGNTDNIFRSAVTIATAADFPGLNTLGLSIARTDIEMDGLVLAHSHPRASEMFFVSKGNVVAGFIDTRNKVFQIGLKEGDVFVFPRGLLHFCFNSGFEPATVFSVLNSQNPGVVTLTGAMFGPDSDNVLDKLVRQLISLSGSKLNGVGNMTLAGFSIM from the coding sequence ATGAAGAATTCTTGCCTTCTCTTATGCGTTGTCATCTTCATTTGCATGGAATATATCTGCTTAGCAGATTTTGATAATCTCCAGGACACTTGCCCAACGGCTACACAAGCAAAACAAACAGTCTTCATCAATGGCTTCAATTGCAAGAATCCAGCCAACATCGCTTCTTCTGATTTCAAGACTTCAAAGTTGAACCACACCGGCAATACAGACAACATTTTTCGTTCCGCGGTAACCATTGCCACTGCAGCAGATTTTCCTGGCCTGAATACTCTTGGCCTCTCAATTGCTAGAACTGATATAGAAATGGATGGCCTGGTATTGGCTCATTCCCACCCCAGGGCTTCTGAGATGTTCTTTGTCAGCAAAGGTAATGTTGTTGCCGGTTTCATTGATACCAGAAACAAAGTTTTCCAAATTGGTTTGAAGGAAGGTGATGTGTTTGTGTTTCCCCGGGGTCTGCTCCACTTTTGCTTTAATTCTGGCTTTGAACCTGCTACTGTTTTCTCAGTGCTTAACAGCCAGAATCCGGGGGTGGTGACCCTTACTGGTGCCATGTTCGGACCTGATTCAGATAATGTATTAGACAAGCTAGTGAGGCAACTAATCTCTCTTTCTGGATCCAAGCTTAACGGCGTTGGAAATATGACTCTGGCCGGGTTTTCAATCATGTAG
- the LOC115963238 gene encoding inositol polyphosphate multikinase beta-like — MLKVPDHQVAGHRAGDGKLGPLIDDSGKFYKPIQSDGRGSKEVAFYTSLSSNTNIPNHIRRFFPIFHGTKLIEASDGSGQQPHLVLQDIVSGRLNPSIMDIKIGSRTWCPQASEDYIQRCFMKDRETSSLALGFRISGLQIESKGSGFWKPERKLIQKFTAEEVRLVLRQFVSSNSSADSGVDPDCTFVSTVYGGSGGILTQLLELKEWFEHQTILHFYSCSVLMLYEKESVVKEMSSSAEVKLVDFAHIVEGNGVIDHNFLGGLCSLINFISEILTCSDVHTAKASLQDPKNYCYTNCDTQN, encoded by the coding sequence ATGCTTAAGGTCCCAGATCATCAGGTTGCTGGCCACCGGGCTGGTGATGGAAAGCTCGGTCCTTTGATAGATGATTCAGGGAAATTCTACAAGCCTATTCAAAGTGATGGTCGTGGGTCCAAAGAAGTAGCCTTCTATACATCATTATCTTCCAACACTAATATTCCAAATCACATCCGCAGATTCTTTCCTATTTTTCATGGCACTAAGCTTATAGAGGCATCCGATGGGTCTGGGCAGCAACCTCATCTTGTGTTGCAAGATATCGTCTCCGGTCGCCTCAATCCATCTATCATGGACATTAAGATAGGATCCAGAACATGGTGCCCTCAAGCATCAGAGGACTATATCCAAAGGTGCTTTATGAAAGACAGAGAAACATCGAGCCTTGCACTGGGGTTTAGGATATCTGGGTTGCAGATTGAGAGCAAAGGATCAGGGTTTTGGAAGCCTGAGAGGAAGCTTATCCAAAAATTTACTGCGGAGGAAGTTAGGTTAGTCCTGAGGCAGTTTGTTTCTTCTAACTCATCTGCAGATTCAGGTGTGGACCCTGATTGTACATTTGTATCAACTGTTTATGGTGGTTCTGGTGGAATTTTGACACAACTGCTGGAGCTCAAAGAATGGTTTgagcatcaaacaattttacATTTCTATTCTTGTTCAGTTCTTATGTTGTATGAGAAGGAATCAGTAGTGAAAGAAATGAGTTCCAGTGCTGAAGTTAAACTTGTTGATTTTGCACATATTGTTGAAGGCAATGGTGTTATTGATCATAACTTCTTGGGTGGGCTCTGCTCTTTGATAAATTTTATCTCAGAGATTCTGACATGCTCAGATGTGCATACAGCCAAAGCTTCTCTGCAAGACCCTAAGAACTACTGTTATACCAATTGTGACACTCAGAATTGA
- the LOC115963237 gene encoding uncharacterized protein LOC115963237 isoform X1: protein MKRLLIVIALCCYAITPVIPCPSLSLLPSPSQPHNNSTTYPPPVTLVPNTVDSKKNGECPEKINEVASLRCAFELFDANFFNDKKILEIVKGVKELNIPIIRANRKLVASVNGGLHNPSALVFNPEWSREQPQSIGKRFHYPSLIGTKRPKNEEDIAFMSVLELGELIKTKQITSEELTRIFLQRLKRYNHFLEAVVSYTEELAYKQAKHADELLARGVYLGPLHGIPYGLKDIISVPHYKTTWGSKTFKDQVIDIEAWVYKRLKAAGAVLVAKLVAGSLAYDDIWYGGRTRNPWNIEEFTTGSSAGPAACTSAGMVPFAIGSETAGSITYPAARCGVTALRPTFGTVGRTGVMSISESLDKLGPFCRSATDCTVILDTIRGRDPGDLSSRDSPLDDPFLVDITKLTVGYLDDAEMEVVRVLASKGVNVIPFKLNYTVDSVQGILNFTMDVDMLSHFDKWQRLGQDDDYEAQDQWPIELRRARMIPAVDYVQAQRARGKLIQEVREIFTVDAFIGNATDWEKVCMGNLVGLPVIVVPTGFKNISNPPSSGSRRRTTITTGIYAPPHHDHIALALAMAYQSVTDHHKQRPPINNIGPNDSIPNPPTVTSPPGLLHF from the exons atgaaGCGGTTGTTAATTGTAATTGCACTTTGTTGCTATGCAATTACTCCAGTTATTCCATGTCCATCTCTATCTCTACTTCCATCTCCTTCTCAGCCCCACAACAACTCCACTACTTATCCCCCTCCCGTTACATTAGTCCCCAATACGGTG GACAGTAAGAAGAATGGTGAGTGTCCGGAAAAGATTAATGAAGTTGCATCCCTTAGATGTGCATTTGAGTTATTTGATGCCAACTTCTTCAACGATAAAAAG ATTCTGGAGATTGTCAAGGGAGTGAAAGAGCTCAATATCCCTATTATCAGAGCTAATCGAAAATTAGTTGCTTCTGTTAATGGAGGGCTGCATAATCCATCTGCTTTGGTGTTCAATCCTGAGTGGAGCAGGGAGCAACCCCAAAGCATAGGCAAAAGATTTCATTACCCTTCTCTCATTGGCACTAAGAgaccaaaaaatgaagaagatatTGCTTTCATGAGT GTTCTTGAATTAGGGGAACTGATTAAGACAAAACAAATTACTTCAGAGGAGCTTACTCGCATTTTCTTGCAGAGGTTGAAAAG GTACAATCATTTTCTTGAAGCTGTGGTCTCTTATACTGAAGAACTAGCATACAAGCAAGCGAAACATGCTGACGAGTTGCTTGCCCGAGGGGTGTATTTGG GTCCTCTCCATGGAATCCCTTACGGGTTGAAGGATATAATTTCAGTTCCCCATTACAAAACAACTTGGGGTTCAAAAACTTTTAAAGATCAAGTTATTGACATTGAAGCTTGGGTATACAAGAG GTTGAAGGCTGCAGGGGCAGTTCTTGTTGCAAAGCTTGTTGCTGGATCTCTGGCATATGATGACATCTGGTATGGCGGTAGGACAAGGAACCCATGGAACATTGAGGAATTTACAACGGGTTCATCAGCTGGGCCTGCTGCATGCACATCAGCTG GTATGGTTCCATTTGCAATTGGTTCGGAAACAGCTGGCTCAATCACGTATCCGGCTGCTCGTTGTGGTGTGACGGCATTAAGGCCAACATTTGGTACTGTCGGTAGAACTGGTGTAATGAGCATATCTGAAAGCTTG GATAAGCTTGGCCCATTCTGTAGAAGCGCCACAGATTGCACTGTTATTCTAGATACTATTCGAGGAAGGGATCCAGGTGATCTCTCATCAAGAGACAGTCCCCTTGATGATCCATTCTTGGTTGACATCACCAAACTTACTGTTGGATATCTTGATGATGCCGAGATGGAG GTTGTTCGAGTTCTTGCATCAAAGGGTGTTAATGTGATCCCATTCAAACTGAATTACACAGTTGACTCTGTTCAAGGTATCCTGAATTTTACGATGGATGTTGATATGTTGTCTCACTTTGATAAGTGGCAACGCTTAGGGCAGGATGATGATTATGAAGCTCAAGATCAATGGCCCATTGAACTACGTCGTGCACGCATGATTCCAGCAGTAGACTATGTTCAG GCACAAAGAGCACGGGGAAAGTTAATCCAGGAAGTAAGAGAAATTTTTACCGTTGATGCGTTTATTGGCAATGCAACTGACTGGGAGAAAGTTTGCATGGGAAATCTCGTGGGTCTGCCTGTAATTGTAGTCCCAACAggatttaaaaatatatcaaatccACCTTCTAGTGGCAGCCGACGGAGAACCACCATCACCACTGGCATATATGCACCCCCTCATCACGATCACATT GCTTTAGCACTGGCAATGGCTTACCAATCAGTTACTGATCACCACAAACAACGCCCACCTATTAATAATATTGGGCCAAACGACTCAATTCCAAATCCACCTACAGTTACCTCCCCTCCCGGACTATTGCATTTCTGA
- the LOC115963237 gene encoding uncharacterized protein LOC115963237 isoform X2, with product MFHQKVQVDLDSFTFSKKNGECPEKINEVASLRCAFELFDANFFNDKKILEIVKGVKELNIPIIRANRKLVASVNGGLHNPSALVFNPEWSREQPQSIGKRFHYPSLIGTKRPKNEEDIAFMSVLELGELIKTKQITSEELTRIFLQRLKRYNHFLEAVVSYTEELAYKQAKHADELLARGVYLGPLHGIPYGLKDIISVPHYKTTWGSKTFKDQVIDIEAWVYKRLKAAGAVLVAKLVAGSLAYDDIWYGGRTRNPWNIEEFTTGSSAGPAACTSAGMVPFAIGSETAGSITYPAARCGVTALRPTFGTVGRTGVMSISESLDKLGPFCRSATDCTVILDTIRGRDPGDLSSRDSPLDDPFLVDITKLTVGYLDDAEMEVVRVLASKGVNVIPFKLNYTVDSVQGILNFTMDVDMLSHFDKWQRLGQDDDYEAQDQWPIELRRARMIPAVDYVQAQRARGKLIQEVREIFTVDAFIGNATDWEKVCMGNLVGLPVIVVPTGFKNISNPPSSGSRRRTTITTGIYAPPHHDHIALALAMAYQSVTDHHKQRPPINNIGPNDSIPNPPTVTSPPGLLHF from the exons atGTTCCATCAGAAAGTTCAGGTAGATTTGGATAGTTTCACATTCAG TAAGAAGAATGGTGAGTGTCCGGAAAAGATTAATGAAGTTGCATCCCTTAGATGTGCATTTGAGTTATTTGATGCCAACTTCTTCAACGATAAAAAG ATTCTGGAGATTGTCAAGGGAGTGAAAGAGCTCAATATCCCTATTATCAGAGCTAATCGAAAATTAGTTGCTTCTGTTAATGGAGGGCTGCATAATCCATCTGCTTTGGTGTTCAATCCTGAGTGGAGCAGGGAGCAACCCCAAAGCATAGGCAAAAGATTTCATTACCCTTCTCTCATTGGCACTAAGAgaccaaaaaatgaagaagatatTGCTTTCATGAGT GTTCTTGAATTAGGGGAACTGATTAAGACAAAACAAATTACTTCAGAGGAGCTTACTCGCATTTTCTTGCAGAGGTTGAAAAG GTACAATCATTTTCTTGAAGCTGTGGTCTCTTATACTGAAGAACTAGCATACAAGCAAGCGAAACATGCTGACGAGTTGCTTGCCCGAGGGGTGTATTTGG GTCCTCTCCATGGAATCCCTTACGGGTTGAAGGATATAATTTCAGTTCCCCATTACAAAACAACTTGGGGTTCAAAAACTTTTAAAGATCAAGTTATTGACATTGAAGCTTGGGTATACAAGAG GTTGAAGGCTGCAGGGGCAGTTCTTGTTGCAAAGCTTGTTGCTGGATCTCTGGCATATGATGACATCTGGTATGGCGGTAGGACAAGGAACCCATGGAACATTGAGGAATTTACAACGGGTTCATCAGCTGGGCCTGCTGCATGCACATCAGCTG GTATGGTTCCATTTGCAATTGGTTCGGAAACAGCTGGCTCAATCACGTATCCGGCTGCTCGTTGTGGTGTGACGGCATTAAGGCCAACATTTGGTACTGTCGGTAGAACTGGTGTAATGAGCATATCTGAAAGCTTG GATAAGCTTGGCCCATTCTGTAGAAGCGCCACAGATTGCACTGTTATTCTAGATACTATTCGAGGAAGGGATCCAGGTGATCTCTCATCAAGAGACAGTCCCCTTGATGATCCATTCTTGGTTGACATCACCAAACTTACTGTTGGATATCTTGATGATGCCGAGATGGAG GTTGTTCGAGTTCTTGCATCAAAGGGTGTTAATGTGATCCCATTCAAACTGAATTACACAGTTGACTCTGTTCAAGGTATCCTGAATTTTACGATGGATGTTGATATGTTGTCTCACTTTGATAAGTGGCAACGCTTAGGGCAGGATGATGATTATGAAGCTCAAGATCAATGGCCCATTGAACTACGTCGTGCACGCATGATTCCAGCAGTAGACTATGTTCAG GCACAAAGAGCACGGGGAAAGTTAATCCAGGAAGTAAGAGAAATTTTTACCGTTGATGCGTTTATTGGCAATGCAACTGACTGGGAGAAAGTTTGCATGGGAAATCTCGTGGGTCTGCCTGTAATTGTAGTCCCAACAggatttaaaaatatatcaaatccACCTTCTAGTGGCAGCCGACGGAGAACCACCATCACCACTGGCATATATGCACCCCCTCATCACGATCACATT GCTTTAGCACTGGCAATGGCTTACCAATCAGTTACTGATCACCACAAACAACGCCCACCTATTAATAATATTGGGCCAAACGACTCAATTCCAAATCCACCTACAGTTACCTCCCCTCCCGGACTATTGCATTTCTGA
- the LOC115963237 gene encoding uncharacterized protein LOC115963237 isoform X3: protein MSVLELGELIKTKQITSEELTRIFLQRLKRYNHFLEAVVSYTEELAYKQAKHADELLARGVYLGPLHGIPYGLKDIISVPHYKTTWGSKTFKDQVIDIEAWVYKRLKAAGAVLVAKLVAGSLAYDDIWYGGRTRNPWNIEEFTTGSSAGPAACTSAGMVPFAIGSETAGSITYPAARCGVTALRPTFGTVGRTGVMSISESLDKLGPFCRSATDCTVILDTIRGRDPGDLSSRDSPLDDPFLVDITKLTVGYLDDAEMEVVRVLASKGVNVIPFKLNYTVDSVQGILNFTMDVDMLSHFDKWQRLGQDDDYEAQDQWPIELRRARMIPAVDYVQAQRARGKLIQEVREIFTVDAFIGNATDWEKVCMGNLVGLPVIVVPTGFKNISNPPSSGSRRRTTITTGIYAPPHHDHIALALAMAYQSVTDHHKQRPPINNIGPNDSIPNPPTVTSPPGLLHF from the exons ATGAGT GTTCTTGAATTAGGGGAACTGATTAAGACAAAACAAATTACTTCAGAGGAGCTTACTCGCATTTTCTTGCAGAGGTTGAAAAG GTACAATCATTTTCTTGAAGCTGTGGTCTCTTATACTGAAGAACTAGCATACAAGCAAGCGAAACATGCTGACGAGTTGCTTGCCCGAGGGGTGTATTTGG GTCCTCTCCATGGAATCCCTTACGGGTTGAAGGATATAATTTCAGTTCCCCATTACAAAACAACTTGGGGTTCAAAAACTTTTAAAGATCAAGTTATTGACATTGAAGCTTGGGTATACAAGAG GTTGAAGGCTGCAGGGGCAGTTCTTGTTGCAAAGCTTGTTGCTGGATCTCTGGCATATGATGACATCTGGTATGGCGGTAGGACAAGGAACCCATGGAACATTGAGGAATTTACAACGGGTTCATCAGCTGGGCCTGCTGCATGCACATCAGCTG GTATGGTTCCATTTGCAATTGGTTCGGAAACAGCTGGCTCAATCACGTATCCGGCTGCTCGTTGTGGTGTGACGGCATTAAGGCCAACATTTGGTACTGTCGGTAGAACTGGTGTAATGAGCATATCTGAAAGCTTG GATAAGCTTGGCCCATTCTGTAGAAGCGCCACAGATTGCACTGTTATTCTAGATACTATTCGAGGAAGGGATCCAGGTGATCTCTCATCAAGAGACAGTCCCCTTGATGATCCATTCTTGGTTGACATCACCAAACTTACTGTTGGATATCTTGATGATGCCGAGATGGAG GTTGTTCGAGTTCTTGCATCAAAGGGTGTTAATGTGATCCCATTCAAACTGAATTACACAGTTGACTCTGTTCAAGGTATCCTGAATTTTACGATGGATGTTGATATGTTGTCTCACTTTGATAAGTGGCAACGCTTAGGGCAGGATGATGATTATGAAGCTCAAGATCAATGGCCCATTGAACTACGTCGTGCACGCATGATTCCAGCAGTAGACTATGTTCAG GCACAAAGAGCACGGGGAAAGTTAATCCAGGAAGTAAGAGAAATTTTTACCGTTGATGCGTTTATTGGCAATGCAACTGACTGGGAGAAAGTTTGCATGGGAAATCTCGTGGGTCTGCCTGTAATTGTAGTCCCAACAggatttaaaaatatatcaaatccACCTTCTAGTGGCAGCCGACGGAGAACCACCATCACCACTGGCATATATGCACCCCCTCATCACGATCACATT GCTTTAGCACTGGCAATGGCTTACCAATCAGTTACTGATCACCACAAACAACGCCCACCTATTAATAATATTGGGCCAAACGACTCAATTCCAAATCCACCTACAGTTACCTCCCCTCCCGGACTATTGCATTTCTGA